Proteins from one Toxotes jaculatrix isolate fToxJac2 chromosome 13, fToxJac2.pri, whole genome shotgun sequence genomic window:
- the LOC121192463 gene encoding zinc finger and BTB domain-containing protein 12-like isoform X2, whose product MSGGLYLLSRDALPPQRGQKTAHKKFSGRTGEGRMEMLCFRLPGHGDTTLKHMNSLRSRQHFCDITIVASNNQTFRGHKVVLAACSPFLRDQFLLNPSPKLQVSMLYSSTVVCDLLQSCYTGVLQFNPEEIVNYLTAASYLQMEYIVERCRGALKKYVQLKNPSPPKMTAEESQSRPVIVSGSIHAVASPPTSRPSPMGPHSPVLRSVEENSGDTSAQGSSQRHDDSLMLDEPCIKVNASDEEEETKQEDYDVFRVYVSEEEQMNRDREEERGAPSDEPQDVCYPETEGVVIGGEGNEYDLNRTEEDFSTGGLSVEGLRTFRRRLTDPKIGRGRGRGRGRGFKRRRWVSSQEKRSPGLAHQQELWYLAAAGLGGSIGLDYNPEGLKTGGYVSVELPRLDFSMGDAQGEKASPTANSLNQYSLEETSCGAGEGSSGLATVGTNEGGDESVAVVGSTSSVAGPVICEHCGMTFPSAHSLAIHSRSTHLLYACPCCGKHFHHSANLTRHMAVHRGAGKTHQCPLCYKTFTQKSTLIDHMNLHSGERPHRCAYCHARFAHKPALRRHLKEQHGKTTGQNSLHEQEEIERARGAAGRIREEEQECLVTEQVS is encoded by the exons ATGTCCGGCGGTTTGTATTTGTTGTCTCGGGATGCACTTCCTCCACAAAGAGGCCAAAAG acagcTCACAAGAAATTCAGCGGAAGGACAGGGGAAG GCAGGATGGAGATGCTCTGTTTTCGGTTACCGGGTCACGGGGACACAACCCTGAAGCACATGAATTCGCTTAGATCCCGTCAGCATTTCTGTGACATCACCATTGTGGCCAGCAACAACCAGACCTTCAGGGGACATAAGGTGGTGCTCGCTGCCTGCTCGCCCTTCCTGAGGGATCAGTTCCTCCTCAACCCATCCCCAAAGCTTCAG GTGTCAATGCTGTATAGCTCCACAGTGGTGTGTGACCTGCTCCAGTCTTGTTACACTGGTGTGCTGCAGTTTAACCCAGAGGAAATTGTCAACTACCTGACTGCTGCCAGTTACCTGCAAATGGAGTATATCGTCGAGCGCTGCAGAGGAGCTCTGAAGAAGTATGTCCAGCTAAAGAACCCTAGTCCACCGAAG ATGACTGCAGAGGAGAGTCAGTCTCGACCGGTGATCGTCAGTGGCAGCATTCATGCTGTTGCATCTCCTCCCACCAGCCGACCCTCCCCCATGGGCCCACACAGTCCTGTACTACGATCAGTGGAGGAGAACAGCGGTGATACGTCTGCTCAGGGCAGCAGTCAGCGCCACGATGACAGTCTCATGCTGGATGAGCCATGTATTAAG GTTAATGCATCggacgaggaggaagagacCAAACAGGAGGACTATGATGTGTTCAGAGTGTACGTCTCTGAAGAGGAGCAGAtgaacagagacagggaggaggagagaggagctccCTCTGATGAACCTCAAGATGTTTGTTACCCAGAGACGGAAGGTGTCGTGATCGGAGGAGAGGGCAACGAGTATGACTTGAATCGAACAGAAGAAGACTTCAGCACCGGAGGACTTTCAGTGGAGGGTCTTCGCACTTTCAGACGCAGGCTGACTGACCCCAAAATTGGCcggggcagagggagaggcaggggGAGAGGCTTCAAAAGGAGAAGGTGGGTGTCTTCTCAGGAGAAAAGATCTCCGGGCCTGGCTCACCAACAGGAGTTGTGGTACCTAGCAGCTGCTGGATTGGGAGGGAGTATTGGACTAGACTACAACCCAGAAGGGCTGAAGACAGGAGGTTATGTCTCAGTTGAGCTCCCACGGTTAGACTTCAGCATGGGTGACGCTCAGGGGGAAAAAGCTTCACCAACGGCAAACAGTTTGAACCAGTATTCCCTGGAGGAGACTAGTTGTGGTGCTGGTGAGGGGAGTTCGGGGTTGGCAACTGTTGGAACAAACGAGGGAGGGGATGAGTCCGTTGCAGTTGTGGGGTCCACTTCAAGCGTAGCAGGGCCTGTAATCTGTGAGCACTGCGGCATGACTTTCCCCTCAGCTCACTCTCTGGCTATCCACTCCCGCTCTACTCACCTGCTGTACGCCTGCCCCTGCTGTGGCAAACACTTCCACCACTCCGCCAACCTCACCCGACACATGGCCGTGCACCGGGGTGCCGGCAAAACCCACCAGTGCCCCCTGTGCTACAAGACTTTCACTCAAAAATCCACACTGATAGATCACATGAACCTTCACAGTGGCGAGCGCCCACATCGCTGCGCCTACTGCCACGCCCGTTTTGCCCACAAGCCCGCCTTACGACGCCACCTGAAGGAGCAACACGGAAAGACCACAGGGCAGAACTCCCTACATGAGCAGGAGGAGATTGAGAGAGCGAGGGGAGCTGCTGGAAGAATACGAGAGGAGGAACAAGAATGTCTGGTTACTGAACAAGTGTCATAG
- the LOC121192463 gene encoding zinc finger and BTB domain-containing protein 12-like isoform X3: MEMLCFRLPGHGDTTLKHMNSLRSRQHFCDITIVASNNQTFRGHKVVLAACSPFLRDQFLLNPSPKLQVSMLYSSTVVCDLLQSCYTGVLQFNPEEIVNYLTAASYLQMEYIVERCRGALKKYVQLKNPSPPKMTAEESQSRPVIVSGSIHAVASPPTSRPSPMGPHSPVLRSVEENSGDTSAQGSSQRHDDSLMLDEPCIKVNASDEEEETKQEDYDVFRVYVSEEEQMNRDREEERGAPSDEPQDVCYPETEGVVIGGEGNEYDLNRTEEDFSTGGLSVEGLRTFRRRLTDPKIGRGRGRGRGRGFKRRRWVSSQEKRSPGLAHQQELWYLAAAGLGGSIGLDYNPEGLKTGGYVSVELPRLDFSMGDAQGEKASPTANSLNQYSLEETSCGAGEGSSGLATVGTNEGGDESVAVVGSTSSVAGPVICEHCGMTFPSAHSLAIHSRSTHLLYACPCCGKHFHHSANLTRHMAVHRGAGKTHQCPLCYKTFTQKSTLIDHMNLHSGERPHRCAYCHARFAHKPALRRHLKEQHGKTTGQNSLHEQEEIERARGAAGRIREEEQECLVTEQVS, translated from the exons ATGGAGATGCTCTGTTTTCGGTTACCGGGTCACGGGGACACAACCCTGAAGCACATGAATTCGCTTAGATCCCGTCAGCATTTCTGTGACATCACCATTGTGGCCAGCAACAACCAGACCTTCAGGGGACATAAGGTGGTGCTCGCTGCCTGCTCGCCCTTCCTGAGGGATCAGTTCCTCCTCAACCCATCCCCAAAGCTTCAG GTGTCAATGCTGTATAGCTCCACAGTGGTGTGTGACCTGCTCCAGTCTTGTTACACTGGTGTGCTGCAGTTTAACCCAGAGGAAATTGTCAACTACCTGACTGCTGCCAGTTACCTGCAAATGGAGTATATCGTCGAGCGCTGCAGAGGAGCTCTGAAGAAGTATGTCCAGCTAAAGAACCCTAGTCCACCGAAG ATGACTGCAGAGGAGAGTCAGTCTCGACCGGTGATCGTCAGTGGCAGCATTCATGCTGTTGCATCTCCTCCCACCAGCCGACCCTCCCCCATGGGCCCACACAGTCCTGTACTACGATCAGTGGAGGAGAACAGCGGTGATACGTCTGCTCAGGGCAGCAGTCAGCGCCACGATGACAGTCTCATGCTGGATGAGCCATGTATTAAG GTTAATGCATCggacgaggaggaagagacCAAACAGGAGGACTATGATGTGTTCAGAGTGTACGTCTCTGAAGAGGAGCAGAtgaacagagacagggaggaggagagaggagctccCTCTGATGAACCTCAAGATGTTTGTTACCCAGAGACGGAAGGTGTCGTGATCGGAGGAGAGGGCAACGAGTATGACTTGAATCGAACAGAAGAAGACTTCAGCACCGGAGGACTTTCAGTGGAGGGTCTTCGCACTTTCAGACGCAGGCTGACTGACCCCAAAATTGGCcggggcagagggagaggcaggggGAGAGGCTTCAAAAGGAGAAGGTGGGTGTCTTCTCAGGAGAAAAGATCTCCGGGCCTGGCTCACCAACAGGAGTTGTGGTACCTAGCAGCTGCTGGATTGGGAGGGAGTATTGGACTAGACTACAACCCAGAAGGGCTGAAGACAGGAGGTTATGTCTCAGTTGAGCTCCCACGGTTAGACTTCAGCATGGGTGACGCTCAGGGGGAAAAAGCTTCACCAACGGCAAACAGTTTGAACCAGTATTCCCTGGAGGAGACTAGTTGTGGTGCTGGTGAGGGGAGTTCGGGGTTGGCAACTGTTGGAACAAACGAGGGAGGGGATGAGTCCGTTGCAGTTGTGGGGTCCACTTCAAGCGTAGCAGGGCCTGTAATCTGTGAGCACTGCGGCATGACTTTCCCCTCAGCTCACTCTCTGGCTATCCACTCCCGCTCTACTCACCTGCTGTACGCCTGCCCCTGCTGTGGCAAACACTTCCACCACTCCGCCAACCTCACCCGACACATGGCCGTGCACCGGGGTGCCGGCAAAACCCACCAGTGCCCCCTGTGCTACAAGACTTTCACTCAAAAATCCACACTGATAGATCACATGAACCTTCACAGTGGCGAGCGCCCACATCGCTGCGCCTACTGCCACGCCCGTTTTGCCCACAAGCCCGCCTTACGACGCCACCTGAAGGAGCAACACGGAAAGACCACAGGGCAGAACTCCCTACATGAGCAGGAGGAGATTGAGAGAGCGAGGGGAGCTGCTGGAAGAATACGAGAGGAGGAACAAGAATGTCTGGTTACTGAACAAGTGTCATAG
- the LOC121192463 gene encoding zinc finger and BTB domain-containing protein 12-like isoform X1, which translates to MCGRDEETLPANLRYLNLFVLLKQNIDFVFLKTAHKKFSGRTGEGRMEMLCFRLPGHGDTTLKHMNSLRSRQHFCDITIVASNNQTFRGHKVVLAACSPFLRDQFLLNPSPKLQVSMLYSSTVVCDLLQSCYTGVLQFNPEEIVNYLTAASYLQMEYIVERCRGALKKYVQLKNPSPPKMTAEESQSRPVIVSGSIHAVASPPTSRPSPMGPHSPVLRSVEENSGDTSAQGSSQRHDDSLMLDEPCIKVNASDEEEETKQEDYDVFRVYVSEEEQMNRDREEERGAPSDEPQDVCYPETEGVVIGGEGNEYDLNRTEEDFSTGGLSVEGLRTFRRRLTDPKIGRGRGRGRGRGFKRRRWVSSQEKRSPGLAHQQELWYLAAAGLGGSIGLDYNPEGLKTGGYVSVELPRLDFSMGDAQGEKASPTANSLNQYSLEETSCGAGEGSSGLATVGTNEGGDESVAVVGSTSSVAGPVICEHCGMTFPSAHSLAIHSRSTHLLYACPCCGKHFHHSANLTRHMAVHRGAGKTHQCPLCYKTFTQKSTLIDHMNLHSGERPHRCAYCHARFAHKPALRRHLKEQHGKTTGQNSLHEQEEIERARGAAGRIREEEQECLVTEQVS; encoded by the exons ATGTGCGGCAGGGATGAGGAAACACTGCCGGCCAACTTACGCTACCTCAATTTATTTGTCCTGTTGAAACAAaacattgattttgtttttttaaagacagcTCACAAGAAATTCAGCGGAAGGACAGGGGAAG GCAGGATGGAGATGCTCTGTTTTCGGTTACCGGGTCACGGGGACACAACCCTGAAGCACATGAATTCGCTTAGATCCCGTCAGCATTTCTGTGACATCACCATTGTGGCCAGCAACAACCAGACCTTCAGGGGACATAAGGTGGTGCTCGCTGCCTGCTCGCCCTTCCTGAGGGATCAGTTCCTCCTCAACCCATCCCCAAAGCTTCAG GTGTCAATGCTGTATAGCTCCACAGTGGTGTGTGACCTGCTCCAGTCTTGTTACACTGGTGTGCTGCAGTTTAACCCAGAGGAAATTGTCAACTACCTGACTGCTGCCAGTTACCTGCAAATGGAGTATATCGTCGAGCGCTGCAGAGGAGCTCTGAAGAAGTATGTCCAGCTAAAGAACCCTAGTCCACCGAAG ATGACTGCAGAGGAGAGTCAGTCTCGACCGGTGATCGTCAGTGGCAGCATTCATGCTGTTGCATCTCCTCCCACCAGCCGACCCTCCCCCATGGGCCCACACAGTCCTGTACTACGATCAGTGGAGGAGAACAGCGGTGATACGTCTGCTCAGGGCAGCAGTCAGCGCCACGATGACAGTCTCATGCTGGATGAGCCATGTATTAAG GTTAATGCATCggacgaggaggaagagacCAAACAGGAGGACTATGATGTGTTCAGAGTGTACGTCTCTGAAGAGGAGCAGAtgaacagagacagggaggaggagagaggagctccCTCTGATGAACCTCAAGATGTTTGTTACCCAGAGACGGAAGGTGTCGTGATCGGAGGAGAGGGCAACGAGTATGACTTGAATCGAACAGAAGAAGACTTCAGCACCGGAGGACTTTCAGTGGAGGGTCTTCGCACTTTCAGACGCAGGCTGACTGACCCCAAAATTGGCcggggcagagggagaggcaggggGAGAGGCTTCAAAAGGAGAAGGTGGGTGTCTTCTCAGGAGAAAAGATCTCCGGGCCTGGCTCACCAACAGGAGTTGTGGTACCTAGCAGCTGCTGGATTGGGAGGGAGTATTGGACTAGACTACAACCCAGAAGGGCTGAAGACAGGAGGTTATGTCTCAGTTGAGCTCCCACGGTTAGACTTCAGCATGGGTGACGCTCAGGGGGAAAAAGCTTCACCAACGGCAAACAGTTTGAACCAGTATTCCCTGGAGGAGACTAGTTGTGGTGCTGGTGAGGGGAGTTCGGGGTTGGCAACTGTTGGAACAAACGAGGGAGGGGATGAGTCCGTTGCAGTTGTGGGGTCCACTTCAAGCGTAGCAGGGCCTGTAATCTGTGAGCACTGCGGCATGACTTTCCCCTCAGCTCACTCTCTGGCTATCCACTCCCGCTCTACTCACCTGCTGTACGCCTGCCCCTGCTGTGGCAAACACTTCCACCACTCCGCCAACCTCACCCGACACATGGCCGTGCACCGGGGTGCCGGCAAAACCCACCAGTGCCCCCTGTGCTACAAGACTTTCACTCAAAAATCCACACTGATAGATCACATGAACCTTCACAGTGGCGAGCGCCCACATCGCTGCGCCTACTGCCACGCCCGTTTTGCCCACAAGCCCGCCTTACGACGCCACCTGAAGGAGCAACACGGAAAGACCACAGGGCAGAACTCCCTACATGAGCAGGAGGAGATTGAGAGAGCGAGGGGAGCTGCTGGAAGAATACGAGAGGAGGAACAAGAATGTCTGGTTACTGAACAAGTGTCATAG
- the nelfe gene encoding negative elongation factor E: MVVFPSSLTEEEEALQKKYAKLKKKKKALLALKKQSSTNQTNQSGLKRTLSDQPVVDTATATEQAKMLIKSGAISAIKSENKNSGFKRSRMLEIKLKDPEKGPVPAFLPFQRSVSTDEEQPESGKRAHRKSLYESFVSSSDRYRDEDDGGGMSSSRDLDRDRDRDRDRELDRERDRDRDRDRDRDRDRDRGRDRDRDRDRERDRDRSRDRDRDRDRDRERDRDGPFRRSDSYPERRGVRKGNTVYVYGSGLVEDSLRSAFSQHGNIIDLSMDNPRNCAFITFEKMESADQAVAELNGSTVGDIHIKVSIARKQPMLDAATGKSVWASLAVQNSTKGSYRDKRNQVVYSEDFL, translated from the exons ATGGTAGTGTTTCCAAGTTCACTgacggaggaagaggaggctctGCAAAAGAAATATGctaaactaaagaaaaaa AAAAAGGCGCTGCTTGCCTTGAAGAAGCAGAGTTCAACCAACCAGACAAACCAGAGTGGCTTGAAACGGA CCTTGTCGGACCAACCCGTCGTTGACACCGCAACAGCGACAGAACAAGCAAAGATGCTCATCAAGTCGGGTGCCATCAGCGCCATCAAATCAGAGAACAAGAACTCCGGCTTTAAACGCTCTCGAATGCTGGAGATTAAACTCAAG GACCCAGAGAAAGGCCCCGTTCCTGCTTTCTTACCGTTCCAAAGGAGCGTCTCCACAGATGAAGAACAACCTGAG TCTGGTAAGAGAGCCCACAGGAAATCACTGTATGAGAG CTTCGTCAGTTCAAGTGACCGATACCGGGACGAGGACGACGGGGGCGGCATGTCATCCAGCCGCGACTTGGACAGAGACCGAGATCGAGACCGCGACCGAGAGCTGGACAGGGAACGggacagagatagagacagagaccgGGACAGGGATAGGGatagagacagaggcagagacagagatcgAGACCGGGAccgagaaagagacagagaccgGAGCAGAGACAGGGACCGAGACCGAGACAGGGAccgggaaagagacagagatggaccATTTAGAC GGTCTGACTCGTACCCAGAGCGGAGAGGAGTGCGAAAGGGGAATACAGTGTATGTTTACGGCTCTGGGCTTGTCGAAGACAGCCTGCGCTCTGCCTTCTCTCAACATGGAAACATCATCGACCTCTCTATGGACAACCCTCGCAA tTGTGCATTTatcacatttgagaagatgGAGTCTGCAGACCAGGCTGTAGCTGAG CTGAATGGAAGCACGGTGGGAGACATTCACATCAAAGTCAGCATCGCCAGGAAGCAGCCCATGCTGGATGCTGCTACGGGCAAATCTGTGTGGGCTTCACTGG CTGTGCAGAACAGCACTAAAGGCTCCTACAGGGACAAGAGGAACCAAGTCGTGTACAGTGAAGATTTCCTCTGA